In Leptospira bouyouniensis, the following proteins share a genomic window:
- a CDS encoding adenylate/guanylate cyclase domain-containing protein, whose translation MATKAEKILREKEIQGIKFSLYGKMIIFSLLTIGTFFVAQTLFELFTITAISLALNIVLYILSKFLKKGKYVSFVGLFCVVIDLVIITILPFIWYNAVGGESQVPRTYLIKTYLHFIIAGTLVINAFSIQPIYPMLYALGVVISQAGILVYAQQDPRFVSTESFKEAFLGPAAHVNNYIMSMGIIGVLGFFLAYLTYRVRRTVLSAVTNEVKMTQLTRYFSPNVVEEMDQADEDFFKPGGKESTVAVLFCDIANFTQISETLGPGKTMSLLSEYHSFMLDIVFQHHGTLDKFIGDGMMVTFGTPMTSKDDATNSVKAGIAMLQALADWNKKRESNGEKSISIRIGIHYGPVIVGNVGIEKRLEYTVIGDTVNAASRLEALGKELKRNFLISKELYDHISLEFKQSLKIKTMGTLSLRGKTKTTEILGIEVTT comes from the coding sequence ATGGCAACAAAGGCAGAAAAAATACTAAGGGAAAAAGAAATCCAGGGGATTAAATTTAGTCTCTATGGAAAAATGATAATCTTTAGTCTACTTACGATTGGAACTTTCTTTGTTGCACAAACACTATTTGAATTATTTACTATCACTGCAATTTCCTTAGCACTTAACATTGTTTTGTATATACTTTCTAAATTTTTAAAAAAAGGAAAGTATGTATCTTTTGTAGGACTTTTTTGTGTTGTTATCGATTTGGTCATCATCACAATTTTGCCTTTCATTTGGTATAATGCTGTGGGTGGAGAATCGCAAGTTCCAAGAACCTATTTGATCAAAACATATCTCCATTTTATAATTGCTGGTACTCTTGTGATCAATGCTTTTAGTATTCAACCCATATATCCAATGTTATATGCTCTAGGGGTAGTAATAAGCCAAGCCGGGATTTTAGTGTATGCACAACAAGACCCACGTTTTGTGAGTACGGAAAGTTTTAAGGAAGCATTTCTTGGTCCTGCCGCTCACGTAAACAATTACATCATGTCTATGGGTATCATTGGAGTTTTAGGTTTCTTTTTAGCTTACTTAACATATCGAGTTAGGCGAACAGTGCTTTCTGCTGTTACCAATGAAGTCAAAATGACCCAACTCACGCGTTATTTTTCACCTAACGTTGTGGAAGAAATGGACCAAGCCGATGAGGACTTTTTTAAACCGGGTGGAAAGGAATCTACCGTTGCTGTTTTGTTTTGTGATATTGCTAATTTCACACAAATTTCAGAAACATTGGGACCTGGGAAAACCATGTCACTACTTTCAGAATACCATAGTTTTATGTTGGATATCGTTTTTCAACACCATGGGACTCTTGATAAATTCATTGGAGATGGAATGATGGTAACATTTGGCACTCCTATGACTTCCAAAGATGATGCAACCAATTCAGTAAAAGCAGGAATCGCCATGTTGCAGGCATTAGCTGATTGGAATAAAAAAAGAGAATCAAATGGAGAAAAATCTATATCGATTCGAATTGGTATTCACTATGGACCTGTCATCGTGGGAAATGTTGGGATAGAAAAACGATTAGAATATACCGTCATTGGAGATACCGTTAACGCGGCCAGTCGCTTGGAAGCCCTCGGGAAAGAATTAAAACGAAATTTTCTAATTTCAAAAGAATTATATGATCATATTTCCTTGGAATTCAAACAGAGTTTAAAAATCAAAACAATGGGAACACTTTCACTTCGTGGAAAAACTAAAACTACTGAAATTTTGGGAATTGAGGTAACCACATGA
- the metG gene encoding methionine--tRNA ligase, with protein MSKHILVTSALPYANGSIHLGHILEAVQTDIWVRFQKLIGNECYFFCADDTHGTPIMIAAKKAGKTPESMIEEVQKEHFQDLTSFGVEYDNYYTTNSEENRKFSESIYLTLKKNGHIVSRNIEQSYCEHDKMFLPDRFIKGTCPKCGAKDQYGDSCEVCGTSYSPKDLKESYCSICGNTPVLKESKHLFFKLQDFQNQLKTWMEEGNRLNEGAQKKLQEWFTSGLQEWDISRDGPYFGFAIPEEENKYFYVWLDAPIGYMASSLNHLKDEKKFNEFWKDGKGEIVHFIGKDILYFHGLFWPAMLMGSGYKAPNQLNVHGFLTVNGEKMSKSRGTFINASTFAKYLDVEHFRFYMACRLGSGMEDVDISFDDFVSRVNSDLIGNLVNLVSRVSTSILDKMDRRLGNLSAEGKSLVSELLAKESEIRDAYESRNYSKVMREITGLGDKVNKYVNDYAPWNLIKTDVEKAREVVTTSLNCAKILFTYLAPVTPKIAYAITELFQIPPLSFVNLTETIENKVLGSYQMLSKRVEEKNISLMISETKEAFEKSNPNQSKQEPSKSNTNETKVGSVSEDGYITIDELSKVELRVGLIKEANPVEGADKLLFVKVDLGEKGIKNVFAGIKASYTAEELVGKKVVVVANLKPRQMKFGLSEAMLLASGKDKSLSLFVPDRDANPGDLLK; from the coding sequence ATGTCGAAACACATATTAGTTACAAGTGCTTTGCCTTATGCAAACGGCTCGATCCATTTGGGCCATATACTAGAAGCGGTCCAAACAGACATTTGGGTACGATTCCAAAAGTTAATTGGAAATGAATGTTATTTTTTCTGTGCGGATGATACACATGGAACTCCCATTATGATCGCTGCCAAAAAAGCTGGGAAAACTCCGGAATCTATGATTGAGGAAGTCCAAAAGGAACATTTTCAAGATTTGACTTCCTTTGGTGTTGAGTATGACAATTATTATACAACCAACTCGGAAGAAAACCGCAAGTTCTCAGAATCCATTTATTTAACCCTTAAAAAAAATGGACATATCGTTTCTCGCAACATTGAACAGTCGTATTGCGAACATGATAAAATGTTTTTGCCTGATAGGTTCATTAAAGGGACTTGTCCAAAATGTGGAGCCAAAGATCAGTATGGTGATTCTTGTGAAGTTTGCGGGACAAGTTATTCACCAAAAGATTTAAAGGAATCGTATTGTTCAATTTGTGGCAACACTCCAGTCCTCAAAGAATCGAAACACTTATTTTTTAAACTCCAAGATTTCCAAAACCAATTAAAAACTTGGATGGAAGAAGGGAACCGTTTGAACGAAGGTGCCCAAAAGAAATTACAAGAATGGTTTACTTCCGGATTACAGGAATGGGATATCAGCCGTGATGGTCCTTATTTTGGTTTTGCGATCCCAGAAGAAGAAAACAAATACTTTTATGTTTGGTTGGATGCTCCCATAGGATACATGGCATCTTCTTTAAACCATCTCAAAGACGAAAAAAAATTCAATGAGTTTTGGAAAGATGGAAAAGGAGAGATTGTTCATTTCATAGGAAAAGATATATTATATTTTCATGGTTTGTTTTGGCCAGCGATGTTAATGGGTTCGGGTTACAAAGCACCAAACCAATTAAATGTACATGGTTTTTTAACTGTGAATGGGGAGAAAATGTCCAAATCTCGTGGAACATTTATCAATGCTTCCACTTTTGCAAAATACTTAGATGTGGAACATTTTCGTTTTTACATGGCATGTCGGTTAGGTTCTGGAATGGAAGATGTCGACATTTCATTCGATGATTTTGTATCGCGGGTGAATTCGGATCTAATTGGAAATTTAGTGAATTTGGTTTCGAGAGTTTCTACATCGATTTTGGATAAAATGGATCGAAGACTCGGAAATTTATCAGCAGAAGGTAAATCATTAGTATCCGAGTTACTTGCCAAAGAATCTGAAATTCGAGACGCATATGAATCACGTAATTACTCTAAGGTGATGCGTGAAATCACAGGTCTTGGCGATAAAGTAAATAAATATGTAAATGATTATGCTCCTTGGAATTTAATCAAAACAGACGTAGAAAAAGCAAGAGAGGTTGTCACAACTTCACTCAATTGTGCGAAAATTCTATTCACTTATCTGGCTCCAGTGACTCCGAAAATTGCATATGCAATCACAGAGTTATTCCAGATTCCACCATTAAGTTTTGTGAATTTAACGGAAACCATCGAAAACAAAGTCCTTGGTTCCTACCAGATGTTATCCAAACGAGTTGAGGAAAAAAATATATCACTTATGATCTCAGAAACAAAAGAAGCGTTTGAAAAATCTAATCCAAACCAATCAAAACAGGAACCATCTAAGTCCAATACAAACGAAACAAAAGTTGGTTCAGTATCCGAAGATGGATATATCACAATCGACGAACTTTCCAAAGTGGAACTTCGTGTGGGTCTTATTAAGGAAGCAAATCCAGTAGAAGGTGCCGACAAACTTTTGTTTGTAAAAGTAGATTTAGGAGAAAAAGGGATCAAAAATGTATTTGCGGGGATAAAAGCAAGTTATACTGCCGAAGAATTAGTGGGTAAAAAAGTTGTTGTTGTAGCAAATTTAAAACCACGCCAAATGAAGTTTGGTTTGTCGGAAGCAATGTTACTTGCCTCAGGTAAGGACAAATCTTTATCACTGTTTGTTCCTGATCGAGATGCAAATCCTGGTGATCTTTTGAAATAA
- a CDS encoding class I SAM-dependent methyltransferase: protein MNDSHQVESYANANFDSAHSLIIKQFQSRLPLNFSPRSVLDLGCGPGDMSSRLLPFFPKANFTYLDGSKLMLKFCQKRLFALIGEKRNNKIIFKNELVQEFVPESSFELVFSNSLLHRIHNPFEFWSAIQRSIDDDSFIFVCDLLRPNTLTELYHLVDRYAKDEPEVLKTDFLNSLLAAFRFEEVSDMIATIRLSHKLNLEIISDRHWICYTKPK from the coding sequence ATGAATGACAGTCATCAGGTCGAATCTTATGCGAATGCCAATTTTGACTCGGCACATTCCTTGATCATAAAACAATTTCAAAGCAGACTTCCTCTTAATTTTTCGCCACGTTCGGTGTTAGATTTAGGATGTGGACCTGGAGATATGTCATCTCGTTTGCTCCCATTTTTTCCTAAGGCTAACTTTACCTACTTAGATGGTTCCAAATTAATGTTAAAATTTTGTCAGAAGCGTCTTTTTGCGTTAATTGGTGAAAAAAGAAACAATAAAATCATTTTTAAAAACGAACTCGTCCAGGAGTTTGTTCCCGAATCCAGTTTTGAACTCGTGTTCTCAAATTCACTTTTACATCGCATCCATAATCCATTTGAGTTTTGGTCTGCGATCCAGAGGTCCATAGATGATGATAGTTTTATATTTGTTTGTGATTTATTACGACCAAACACTTTAACAGAATTGTATCACCTTGTTGATCGTTATGCGAAAGACGAACCTGAAGTACTAAAGACGGATTTTTTGAATAGTTTACTCGCGGCCTTTCGATTTGAAGAAGTTTCAGATATGATTGCAACAATACGTTTGAGTCATAAACTTAATTTGGAAATTATATCTGATAGACATTGGATTTGTTATACAAAACCAAAATAA
- a CDS encoding phosphoribosyl-AMP cyclohydrolase, whose protein sequence is MIQIPKDKDIVLLTKSKFLSHDVSIQILNSKQTEVLVQDFNFTENQLFVDCDEDCFLEISPKYTNFNKQLLWEDGNLVMNKEKLDSLLKSMPLLSPFLAQDTTGKDLMLAWGKKESLLHAIETGNGTYFSRSRNGKWVKGEESGHFQKLKQIYVHSEPFFVQYVTDQIGAACHTGYYSCFFRELGQNEKVSFVYSNKVGE, encoded by the coding sequence ATGATCCAAATTCCCAAGGATAAGGACATCGTTTTATTGACCAAATCCAAGTTTTTATCCCACGATGTTTCCATTCAAATTTTGAATTCAAAACAAACAGAAGTGCTCGTTCAAGATTTTAATTTTACGGAGAATCAGTTGTTTGTGGACTGTGACGAGGATTGTTTTTTAGAAATTTCACCAAAGTACACCAATTTCAATAAACAATTGTTATGGGAAGATGGAAATCTAGTGATGAATAAAGAAAAATTGGATTCTTTATTAAAGTCTATGCCTTTATTGTCACCTTTTTTGGCGCAGGATACTACGGGAAAAGATTTGATGTTGGCATGGGGAAAAAAAGAAAGTTTGTTACATGCGATCGAAACTGGAAACGGAACCTACTTTAGTCGATCAAGGAATGGAAAGTGGGTGAAAGGAGAGGAGTCTGGTCACTTTCAAAAATTGAAACAGATTTATGTTCACTCCGAACCTTTTTTTGTTCAGTATGTTACAGATCAAATTGGGGCAGCTTGTCACACTGGGTATTACTCCTGTTTTTTTCGAGAACTTGGTCAGAATGAAAAGGTTTCATTCGTCTATTCTAATAAAGTAGGAGAGTGA
- a CDS encoding serine hydrolase domain-containing protein: MKNKSLKLFVFTSLTLLLFQCEKTVQTDKDTQATLIAGIFGSCFSLDSCFDQYAKSTDEGASFQVFDQNGSRIYARQSILDYSTYKPIASGSKWVTAITAMRVIDCNTNSGTFAQCGTITTNTCNNGAVGGAISLSRTTAQVLGWTGTYANVTLRQLLSFTSGLNAGGSNGAGQASCISTLPVGATATQKNNCVNEIRDQSTGTPGALYQYNSNHMAVAQRMLEVACGQTWDTLFTQLILTPLGWDASQAIWRGNSRGGTDTDGSLSGAYGLSISPEHYARMLNALLTNGTAKNASGGNIANFLSTTSVSEILADQYNGAKIGYSQFSAFGYRWQYGLGNWRFCTVTDVPSECDKDLISHSIGINGFYPWLDKNRNYMAILAVNNSGRKNGLSLLPASSTSLFFAETVRPLIHSQIGR, from the coding sequence ATGAAAAATAAATCACTCAAATTATTCGTTTTTACAAGTTTAACCCTATTACTGTTTCAATGTGAAAAAACAGTTCAAACCGATAAGGACACACAAGCTACCTTGATCGCAGGTATTTTTGGCTCTTGTTTTAGTTTGGATTCTTGTTTTGACCAATATGCAAAATCCACAGATGAAGGGGCAAGTTTCCAAGTATTTGACCAAAATGGCTCTCGGATTTATGCAAGACAGTCTATACTTGACTATAGTACGTATAAACCTATTGCTTCAGGATCCAAATGGGTAACTGCAATCACTGCCATGAGAGTTATTGATTGTAATACAAATAGTGGAACGTTTGCACAATGTGGAACCATTACCACCAATACTTGTAATAATGGTGCAGTTGGTGGTGCGATATCACTTTCACGAACCACGGCACAAGTTTTGGGTTGGACTGGAACTTATGCAAATGTCACCTTACGTCAGTTATTATCTTTTACATCTGGTCTGAATGCTGGTGGGAGTAATGGAGCTGGGCAAGCAAGTTGTATCTCTACCCTTCCAGTTGGCGCAACTGCAACACAAAAGAACAATTGTGTGAATGAAATTCGTGACCAATCTACTGGTACTCCTGGTGCACTTTACCAATACAATTCTAATCACATGGCAGTTGCACAACGAATGTTGGAAGTTGCATGTGGTCAAACTTGGGATACATTGTTCACTCAACTCATTTTAACTCCACTGGGTTGGGATGCAAGCCAGGCAATTTGGCGAGGAAATTCTAGAGGGGGAACCGATACCGATGGAAGTTTATCGGGAGCTTATGGACTTTCCATTTCTCCAGAGCATTATGCAAGGATGTTGAATGCTCTTTTGACCAATGGGACTGCTAAAAATGCATCTGGTGGAAATATAGCTAACTTTCTCTCCACTACATCTGTTTCTGAAATACTAGCCGACCAATACAATGGAGCAAAAATTGGATACTCACAATTTTCTGCATTTGGGTACCGTTGGCAATATGGACTCGGAAACTGGAGGTTCTGTACCGTTACGGATGTTCCTTCAGAATGTGACAAGGACTTGATTTCTCATAGTATTGGGATCAATGGGTTTTATCCTTGGCTCGATAAAAATCGGAACTATATGGCAATCCTTGCAGTTAATAATAGCGGAAGAAAAAATGGATTGAGTTTGTTACCAGCTTCGTCAACCTCATTATTCTTTGCAGAAACTGTAAGACCACTCATTCATTCGCAAATAGGCAGGTAA
- a CDS encoding rhodanese-like domain-containing protein, producing MNRMILIAIVIVAVLFIIYQLRNASGMNQSQLKEKIDSGALVVDVRTVAEFNVGHYPNARNIPIDEVSKRVDEFGDKNQTIIVYCASGGRSGSAKSYLESIGYKQVINAGGLSNMPNP from the coding sequence TTGAATCGAATGATTTTAATCGCAATCGTAATCGTCGCTGTTTTATTCATTATATACCAATTGAGAAATGCATCTGGAATGAACCAATCGCAACTCAAAGAGAAAATAGATTCAGGTGCCTTGGTTGTCGATGTTAGAACTGTTGCTGAATTTAATGTTGGTCATTATCCTAACGCACGTAATATCCCAATTGATGAAGTTTCCAAACGTGTAGACGAGTTTGGTGATAAAAACCAAACCATCATTGTGTATTGTGCTTCTGGTGGTAGGAGTGGCAGCGCCAAATCCTATTTAGAATCCATTGGCTACAAACAAGTGATCAATGCGGGTGGACTTTCGAATATGCCAAATCCTTAA
- a CDS encoding TerB family tellurite resistance protein: MAKKIVQNLKQVKGNKKSHPETIHKTLDIESDLHIEYAKVLLSLWSYACNADGQFKKKEGEIVGELVNVLFEPDCLLSGFQTQKKQVLDILSKTFENPLPMKTISKVVSDSDEYALNFFEDAVCIVASDGSLNQAEIQFLEDLAKEFKISPMDKVRVEKKYLA; encoded by the coding sequence ATGGCTAAGAAAATCGTTCAAAATTTGAAACAAGTTAAGGGAAATAAAAAGAGTCACCCGGAAACCATTCATAAAACCCTCGATATTGAAAGTGACCTCCATATCGAATATGCGAAAGTTCTTTTGAGTTTGTGGTCCTATGCTTGTAATGCAGACGGTCAGTTCAAAAAAAAAGAAGGGGAAATCGTTGGAGAACTTGTGAATGTCCTTTTTGAACCTGATTGTTTGCTTAGTGGATTCCAAACCCAAAAAAAACAAGTTCTGGATATTTTGTCGAAAACGTTTGAGAACCCACTACCGATGAAAACCATTTCAAAGGTTGTTTCAGATAGTGATGAGTATGCTCTTAATTTTTTTGAAGATGCGGTTTGTATCGTAGCTTCTGACGGATCCTTAAACCAAGCAGAAATCCAATTCTTAGAGGACTTAGCCAAAGAATTCAAAATTAGCCCAATGGACAAAGTTAGAGTCGAAAAAAAATACCTTGCTTAA
- a CDS encoding TIGR04452 family lipoprotein: MKQFILSILFFVLLTNCMLTEGIGIPTYGAVKGSEAKERISDAILEAEATATSFWLAQSGMKGGQGPISPLLLVNGYLAKIMYGFLSEIDDNESFMESSVLQCESDIRTKGALVLGSIYDSLTTVGGVARDALLLPEFASCDLDKTGKIITIEPIRF; encoded by the coding sequence ATGAAACAATTCATTCTTTCCATTCTTTTCTTTGTGTTACTTACAAATTGTATGCTGACAGAAGGCATTGGAATTCCGACTTACGGCGCAGTCAAAGGTTCTGAAGCTAAAGAAAGAATTTCAGATGCTATTTTGGAAGCCGAAGCTACAGCAACTTCGTTTTGGCTGGCACAATCAGGGATGAAAGGAGGGCAAGGTCCCATTTCCCCTCTACTCCTAGTCAATGGATATTTGGCAAAGATTATGTATGGTTTTTTATCAGAAATCGATGATAACGAATCATTTATGGAATCATCAGTTCTTCAATGTGAATCCGATATAAGGACGAAAGGTGCTTTGGTTTTAGGAAGTATTTATGATAGTCTAACAACTGTTGGGGGAGTAGCAAGAGATGCTCTACTTCTACCAGAATTCGCTTCCTGTGATTTGGATAAAACGGGAAAAATCATCACAATCGAACCCATTCGATTTTAA
- a CDS encoding transport protein yields MLKFVSILSVSVFWITSIGARPGMGNSYRSSSSSSSSSRSTYSSYKPSSTSSSSSSKSNHSSNSYSTSSTPEPTSYFETTNHNVSIHLFADGSADVNETFRIKKDQSKIGIRRPTFLIQNEAEIEELVVLPEQLYSSHNAGIITIFWPNNQSNPEMEISLKYRIKQAYLPIGNVSLIYWRFSKTSFSSNPFVLDLKWEEETFSQQFRIQEEIFNSSTSDYERKNLQISKNDLQFHYKQPSNSENNSLVIIDVANFGNLSNSNTLQRELEDSQKRYTLEETVTIHDNGIHDYRSKIQISKNNSNIDSLQLQLGLNRFREFGESIWNQFWTPAFQISYAFEGLSTYFWHLFSVTLSESQDEPNDKKLFTFAFKTIGETTNLWDQGIERWVRITSLEKNDQLVLEKFSLNVLCESQIDPTLTNIEIIARQCEYCSDTLDQNSIIIPVQPNWEVNGFSLQWDHPIPSNYLLFLKIKEKDKKIIYNPILIFYAVFNAFLHSPGSGNHLGHLTALGILSICLLIFGFFFFNKNQKGRFQKKLHQSIISQIQEFDPTFDFNQFKEKVITITEKTVTSWDKGDMEPSRNFISAAVFQRFSIQLNLMKVIDGEVNRMKGFKVLTIQIINFTIEAEYVTLHLKLKCKTKDKTFLKHTSELEIQNTLEKEPYVTYEEIHSYTRKIETQTKPNVDLIHHLCPSCGASPKFAHPTNRCEYCGVIFNSGQADWVLTEITQTVEWDTTNVSNLKSLPNEVTKQLLEDRASTVFWKYIHYQSIPNSQILFRESSDQSYLKLGKPGNEPMFSPVVGSCHLVNFEKESKPQRMSCEIRWSVARKKGLLPEHRRSRITLVLPSERPKSLGFSEISCENCGAPLPEVDSSACGYCQKVIPGKISDWLFESIQIISL; encoded by the coding sequence TTGCTTAAATTCGTCTCAATCCTTTCCGTCTCTGTCTTTTGGATAACTTCCATTGGCGCAAGGCCAGGGATGGGAAATTCTTATCGATCTTCCAGCTCAAGTTCGAGTAGCAGTCGCTCTACTTATTCTAGTTACAAACCTTCTTCAACCTCAAGTTCGTCCTCATCAAAATCAAATCATTCATCTAACTCTTATTCAACCAGTAGTACCCCAGAACCAACTTCATATTTTGAAACAACAAACCATAATGTTTCTATACATTTATTTGCAGATGGAAGTGCGGATGTAAATGAAACGTTTCGCATCAAAAAAGACCAATCCAAAATAGGTATCAGAAGGCCGACTTTTTTAATCCAAAATGAAGCGGAAATCGAAGAATTAGTAGTTTTACCAGAACAACTTTATTCTTCGCATAACGCAGGTATAATAACAATTTTTTGGCCGAACAATCAATCAAATCCAGAAATGGAAATCAGCCTCAAATATAGAATTAAACAGGCATATTTACCCATCGGAAATGTATCACTAATCTATTGGCGTTTTTCAAAAACAAGTTTTTCTTCTAACCCATTTGTTTTGGATTTAAAATGGGAAGAAGAAACATTTTCCCAACAATTCAGAATCCAAGAAGAAATATTTAATTCCTCAACTTCAGATTATGAACGGAAGAATTTACAAATTTCAAAAAACGATCTCCAATTTCATTACAAGCAACCATCCAATTCTGAAAATAATTCATTGGTCATCATTGATGTGGCAAATTTTGGAAATTTAAGCAATTCTAATACACTTCAAAGAGAATTGGAGGATTCACAGAAACGATACACACTTGAGGAAACAGTTACAATCCATGACAATGGAATTCATGATTACCGATCGAAGATTCAAATTTCAAAAAATAATTCTAATATCGATTCCTTACAATTACAACTGGGTCTAAATCGTTTTCGAGAATTTGGCGAATCCATTTGGAACCAATTTTGGACACCTGCCTTCCAGATATCCTATGCATTTGAAGGACTATCTACTTATTTCTGGCATTTATTTTCCGTTACATTATCGGAGAGTCAAGACGAACCAAATGACAAAAAATTATTTACGTTTGCATTTAAAACGATCGGTGAAACCACAAACCTATGGGACCAAGGGATCGAACGTTGGGTTCGGATTACAAGTTTGGAAAAAAATGACCAACTTGTATTAGAAAAATTTTCTTTAAATGTGTTATGCGAATCACAAATAGATCCCACATTGACTAATATAGAAATTATCGCGAGACAATGCGAATATTGTTCAGATACTCTTGATCAAAATTCTATCATCATACCAGTGCAACCAAATTGGGAAGTAAATGGATTTTCTTTGCAGTGGGACCATCCCATTCCTTCTAACTATTTATTATTCTTAAAAATAAAAGAAAAAGACAAAAAGATTATATATAATCCAATTCTTATCTTTTATGCTGTATTCAATGCATTCCTGCATTCTCCAGGTTCTGGTAACCACTTAGGGCATCTGACAGCTCTCGGAATTTTATCTATTTGCCTTTTGATTTTCGGATTTTTCTTTTTTAACAAAAATCAGAAGGGAAGATTCCAAAAAAAGCTTCACCAATCAATCATTTCTCAAATACAAGAATTTGACCCAACATTTGATTTCAATCAATTCAAAGAAAAGGTCATAACCATCACTGAAAAAACCGTAACATCCTGGGATAAAGGAGATATGGAACCATCTCGAAATTTTATATCCGCTGCTGTTTTCCAAAGGTTTTCAATTCAACTTAACTTGATGAAAGTGATAGATGGTGAAGTCAATCGAATGAAAGGTTTCAAAGTTTTAACGATACAAATTATCAATTTCACAATCGAAGCAGAATATGTAACACTTCACTTAAAATTAAAATGTAAAACCAAAGATAAAACCTTTCTTAAACACACTTCTGAATTGGAAATTCAAAATACTTTAGAGAAAGAACCATACGTAACTTACGAAGAAATTCATTCGTATACACGAAAAATTGAGACACAAACAAAACCAAACGTTGATTTGATACATCATTTATGTCCAAGTTGTGGTGCTTCTCCAAAGTTTGCTCATCCAACAAATCGTTGTGAATATTGTGGTGTGATATTTAATTCAGGGCAAGCAGATTGGGTCCTAACAGAAATCACACAAACTGTTGAATGGGATACAACTAATGTTTCAAATTTGAAATCTTTACCAAATGAAGTCACAAAACAACTACTAGAAGACAGAGCTTCAACTGTATTTTGGAAGTACATTCACTACCAATCAATCCCCAATAGCCAAATTTTATTCAGAGAGTCGTCAGACCAATCCTACCTTAAATTAGGGAAACCTGGTAACGAACCGATGTTTTCGCCAGTTGTAGGTTCTTGTCATTTAGTTAATTTTGAAAAGGAATCTAAACCACAAAGGATGAGTTGTGAAATTAGATGGAGTGTTGCGAGGAAAAAAGGATTGTTACCTGAACATCGGCGTTCTCGCATAACACTAGTATTACCATCGGAACGTCCCAAATCACTGGGCTTTTCGGAAATTTCTTGTGAGAATTGTGGTGCTCCTTTACCAGAGGTAGATTCGTCTGCTTGTGGTTATTGCCAAAAAGTGATTCCTGGAAAAATTTCTGATTGGTTATTTGAATCGATTCAAATAATTTCATTGTAG
- a CDS encoding START domain-containing protein, translating to MIQKHTVLKFIVGCFLLTNIIPLFAQTPEWSESKRKKGIQVLTRPVPGSNIEEFLGKTEVDASISQVIALLVDPQACKNLYHQCKELTVLSGNEKKSSVYLRNGAPWPVNDRDVIMDRSFEQNQKTLTTTMKMKRLDSSAKGSPSGVTRMPEFEGYWKLIPLANGKTKIEYQAHFEPGGSVPQSVINLVLTDTPYETLLNLKSLVEQGKHKDAKYDWIKEPVTTNADK from the coding sequence ATGATCCAAAAACATACAGTCTTAAAATTCATCGTAGGATGTTTTTTACTTACAAATATCATTCCACTCTTCGCCCAAACCCCAGAGTGGTCAGAATCCAAACGGAAAAAGGGAATTCAAGTTTTGACAAGACCTGTTCCTGGTTCCAACATTGAAGAATTTTTAGGCAAAACTGAAGTTGATGCAAGTATCTCTCAAGTCATCGCATTACTCGTTGATCCCCAAGCGTGTAAAAACTTATACCATCAATGCAAAGAACTCACAGTCCTTTCTGGTAACGAAAAAAAATCTTCGGTTTATTTACGAAATGGTGCGCCTTGGCCAGTGAACGATCGTGATGTGATTATGGACCGAAGTTTTGAACAAAATCAAAAAACACTCACAACAACGATGAAGATGAAACGTTTGGATTCTAGTGCGAAGGGTTCACCTTCTGGAGTGACTCGTATGCCAGAATTTGAAGGGTATTGGAAACTCATTCCTCTTGCGAACGGTAAAACCAAAATCGAATACCAAGCACATTTTGAACCTGGCGGATCTGTCCCTCAATCAGTGATTAACTTGGTACTGACAGATACACCATACGAAACATTATTAAATTTAAAATCCTTAGTTGAACAAGGAAAACACAAAGATGCGAAGTATGACTGGATTAAAGAACCAGTCACTACCAACGCAGATAAATAG